In one Chitinophaga sancti genomic region, the following are encoded:
- a CDS encoding 3-keto-disaccharide hydrolase: MHKTMLATVAAVALSTTLFAQTKPEDTEMWEPVPAVVTPGKINTDAPSDAIILFDGKTLDQWVSVKDPSQPAAWKVSGGILTVDKNTGNIQTKRSFTNYQLHIEWRVPKNISGTGQGRGNSGLFLASTGPGDDGYELQVLDNYNNKTYVNGQAGSIYKQTAPLVNANKKPGEWQTYDVIWTAPKFNTDGSVQSPARVTVFFNGVLVQNNVALQGPTKYIGKASYEKPHGACPIKLQAHGDKSEPLSFRNIWIREL, translated from the coding sequence ATGCATAAGACAATGTTAGCAACAGTAGCGGCTGTTGCACTTTCGACCACGTTATTTGCGCAGACCAAACCCGAAGACACAGAAATGTGGGAACCAGTCCCTGCTGTGGTAACCCCCGGTAAGATTAACACAGACGCACCTTCCGACGCAATTATTTTGTTCGATGGCAAGACCCTGGACCAGTGGGTATCTGTCAAAGATCCTTCCCAGCCGGCAGCCTGGAAAGTATCCGGAGGAATTTTGACTGTGGATAAGAATACCGGAAATATACAAACGAAAAGGTCTTTTACGAATTACCAGCTGCATATTGAATGGCGGGTGCCAAAGAATATTAGCGGTACCGGACAGGGTAGGGGAAACAGCGGCCTGTTTTTGGCTTCCACCGGCCCTGGCGATGATGGTTATGAGCTGCAGGTATTGGATAACTACAATAACAAGACCTACGTAAATGGTCAGGCAGGTAGTATCTATAAGCAAACTGCCCCACTGGTAAATGCCAACAAAAAGCCCGGTGAATGGCAGACTTACGATGTGATCTGGACAGCTCCCAAATTCAACACTGATGGCTCTGTACAAAGTCCTGCCCGTGTGACCGTATTCTTCAACGGTGTGCTGGTACAGAACAATGTAGCGCTGCAGGGGCCAACCAAATACATTGGTAAGGCATCTTACGAAAAACCACACGGTGCCTGCCCGATTAAATTACAGGCACATGGGGACAAGAGTGAGCCGCTGAGCTTTAGAAATATCTGGATCAGGGAATTATAA
- a CDS encoding sensor histidine kinase, which translates to MKRQLYIYSSLFITLALNIPKLFTLRENTPLAHFVPFNLSEVIFQTCLNLIFCFIIFFISDTLKITKVFTHLVNLIVLMIFFTIGLTIQKNLYGAGYFLPGRGLGIKLILTVILVLIEVRIVDILRQARQKELENDRLRNAHLKAELGLLKGQLQPHFFFNALSSLSGVVREDPAKAQYYINQLSRFFRYSLQKEDTGLVDLKEEISAVNSYAALLKMRHEEGFQLIIDIPEDQQHRRLPHMSLQPLVENAVKHNKLPLVLEISLQEKYLIVKNNLQPVHFPEPGTGIGLANLNERYKILLQQEISINKTSTAFIVKLPLQ; encoded by the coding sequence ATGAAACGACAACTCTACATATACAGTTCTCTCTTTATTACCCTGGCACTTAATATTCCCAAGCTCTTTACGCTGAGAGAAAATACACCTTTAGCGCATTTCGTTCCCTTCAACCTGTCTGAAGTTATTTTCCAAACGTGTTTGAACCTTATCTTTTGTTTTATTATTTTCTTCATTAGTGACACGCTGAAGATCACTAAAGTATTCACGCATTTAGTGAATCTTATCGTTCTCATGATCTTTTTTACCATCGGTCTCACGATTCAGAAGAATCTTTATGGTGCGGGCTATTTCCTGCCGGGGCGTGGTTTAGGGATTAAGCTGATCCTTACCGTTATTTTAGTATTGATAGAGGTACGGATTGTGGATATTCTGCGGCAAGCCCGTCAGAAGGAACTGGAAAATGACCGGCTGCGCAACGCTCACCTCAAGGCTGAACTGGGTTTACTGAAAGGCCAGCTCCAGCCACATTTCTTTTTCAATGCCCTCAGCAGTCTCTCCGGGGTAGTGCGTGAAGACCCTGCAAAGGCACAGTATTATATCAACCAGCTCTCCCGTTTTTTCCGCTATTCATTGCAAAAGGAAGATACGGGTTTGGTTGATTTAAAGGAGGAGATCAGCGCGGTCAATTCCTATGCAGCTCTCCTGAAAATGCGGCATGAAGAGGGTTTTCAATTGATAATAGACATTCCGGAAGATCAGCAGCATCGCCGCCTTCCCCATATGTCACTACAGCCTTTGGTAGAAAATGCTGTCAAGCACAACAAATTACCCCTGGTTCTGGAAATTTCCCTGCAGGAAAAATATTTGATAGTAAAAAACAACCTGCAGCCCGTTCACTTTCCTGAACCCGGTACAGGTATAGGTTTAGCAAATCTGAATGAAAGATATAAGATCCTCCTTCAGCAGGAGATCAGTATCAACAAAACAAGTACAGCATTCATCGTAAAACTACCCCTGCAATAA
- a CDS encoding LytR/AlgR family response regulator transcription factor — protein MALRVAIIEDEPATARNLRHMLQDIAPEVEVLTILPGIAESVTWLNNNMQQCELLFMDVRLSDGLSFEIFSQVNVTLPVIFITAYDDYALQAFKANGIDYILKPFDESELKQSLQKFKQLREPANIQQLAAQFKTYKQSFLVHNRDKLIPLTAASIAWFYTANELVYAGTTDNKQYIIDFTMEQLQQQLDPAVFFRANRQFIVQRSAIQEVDFYFNGRLALKVHPAAKEQILISKARVPEFKNWMNV, from the coding sequence ATGGCATTACGTGTAGCGATCATAGAAGACGAACCAGCCACTGCCCGCAATCTGCGGCACATGCTCCAGGATATTGCGCCGGAAGTGGAAGTGCTCACTATTCTTCCCGGTATAGCTGAATCCGTAACCTGGCTCAATAACAATATGCAGCAATGCGAACTCCTGTTCATGGATGTGCGGCTCAGTGATGGCCTTTCTTTCGAGATCTTCAGCCAGGTGAATGTCACGCTTCCTGTTATCTTCATCACGGCTTACGATGATTATGCCCTGCAGGCATTTAAGGCAAACGGGATAGATTATATTCTTAAGCCTTTCGATGAAAGTGAACTGAAACAAAGCTTACAGAAATTTAAGCAGTTGCGCGAGCCAGCCAATATTCAACAACTGGCCGCACAATTTAAAACATACAAACAGTCCTTTCTTGTACACAACCGGGATAAGCTCATTCCCCTCACGGCCGCCAGCATTGCCTGGTTTTATACTGCCAATGAACTGGTGTATGCCGGTACGACTGACAATAAGCAGTACATCATTGACTTTACCATGGAACAGTTGCAACAACAGCTGGACCCTGCGGTATTTTTCAGGGCCAACCGGCAGTTTATTGTACAACGCAGTGCTATTCAGGAGGTTGATTTTTATTTCAATGGCCGGCTGGCCCTGAAAGTGCATCCGGCCGCCAAAGAACAGATCCTGATCAGCAAGGCCCGTGTACCTGAATTCAAGAACTGGATGAATGTGTGA
- a CDS encoding DUF4397 domain-containing protein: protein MTMLNHASSRLLAAFALAGLVTFSSCSKDDNDTAIEPDATVKIVNVFPDAGNVNVYKGDSKINSSVIDYNTATAYLSVANGEATYDFKNALSGNTVLSLPVKFEGGNYSLFTTGKTSDNSATGILTKDNLDAPASGKAKIRFVHASTNLGAVNFFVSDSLLFNNNAYKSVSEFKEMAAGTYTLKLSDATSGTAVVTKSDVVLTAGKIYTVAAIGLVGNNVLTEQPLSVSVMENK, encoded by the coding sequence ATGACTATGCTGAATCATGCCAGCAGCCGTTTGTTAGCCGCTTTCGCACTTGCAGGACTTGTAACTTTTTCTTCCTGTAGCAAAGATGACAACGATACTGCGATTGAACCGGATGCAACTGTTAAGATTGTGAATGTATTCCCCGATGCAGGTAATGTGAATGTATACAAAGGTGACAGTAAGATCAATTCTTCTGTTATTGATTACAACACTGCTACTGCTTATCTGAGTGTTGCCAATGGCGAAGCAACCTACGACTTCAAAAATGCGCTGTCCGGTAACACAGTATTATCACTGCCGGTAAAGTTTGAAGGTGGTAATTATTCCCTGTTCACGACTGGTAAAACCAGTGATAACAGTGCAACAGGAATCCTGACGAAAGACAACCTGGATGCACCTGCTTCAGGTAAAGCGAAGATCCGCTTTGTACATGCTTCTACCAATTTAGGTGCGGTAAATTTCTTTGTAAGCGACAGCTTGTTATTCAACAACAACGCTTATAAATCTGTGAGTGAATTCAAAGAGATGGCAGCAGGTACATATACCCTGAAACTGTCTGACGCTACAAGTGGTACAGCAGTCGTAACAAAGAGTGATGTAGTGCTCACCGCAGGAAAAATCTATACTGTGGCGGCGATTGGCCTGGTGGGGAACAATGTGCTGACTGAACAGCCTCTATCTGTTAGTGTGATGGAGAATAAATAA
- a CDS encoding AAA family ATPase produces the protein MTLPTTPLVDKLNDVLQHLKKTFVGKDDIIDLMGICLAGRENLFLLGPPGTAKSAMVRALASLLEGKTFEYLLTRFTEPNELFGPFDIRKLREGDLVTNTEGMLPEASLVFLDELLNANSAILNSLLMALNEKIFRRGKETKALPALLFIGASNHLPEDEALQALFDRFLLRVHCDNVDPADLEKVLQAGWKLEQSDSATPPRISADDVRTLQNITTTIDLSGIRAAYITLIQQLRNAGIQISDRRAVKLQRLIAASAVLCKRNTAILSDMWVLRYIWDTEEQQELIAAIVNTALVANDEQQPGAHPRAVINSAPDADAIYKEVQHMTTQWEAADTSPAERALIKDRLRYLNDRCEWINNDTQKNFVLAPIDQLWEKIMQTN, from the coding sequence ATGACCTTACCCACAACCCCGCTGGTAGATAAGCTCAACGATGTCCTACAGCACCTGAAAAAGACTTTTGTTGGAAAAGATGACATCATAGACCTGATGGGCATTTGCCTCGCCGGCAGGGAGAACCTTTTTTTACTTGGCCCTCCGGGTACTGCTAAAAGTGCCATGGTACGTGCGCTTGCCAGCTTACTGGAAGGTAAAACCTTCGAATACCTGCTAACCCGATTCACTGAACCCAATGAGCTGTTTGGACCTTTTGACATCCGCAAGCTGCGGGAAGGAGACCTCGTGACCAACACCGAAGGTATGCTGCCCGAAGCCTCCCTGGTATTCCTGGACGAACTACTGAATGCCAACAGCGCGATCCTCAACAGCCTGCTCATGGCACTCAACGAAAAGATATTCAGAAGAGGAAAGGAAACCAAAGCACTTCCTGCCCTGCTCTTTATCGGCGCCAGTAACCACCTGCCCGAAGATGAAGCACTGCAGGCGCTCTTTGACCGTTTCCTGCTCAGGGTACATTGTGACAACGTAGATCCTGCGGACCTGGAAAAGGTATTGCAGGCAGGCTGGAAACTGGAGCAATCGGATAGCGCTACACCTCCCAGGATCAGTGCGGATGATGTAAGAACCCTGCAAAACATTACCACCACCATAGACCTCTCTGGTATCAGAGCAGCCTATATCACTTTGATACAACAACTGCGCAATGCAGGTATCCAGATCTCTGACAGAAGAGCCGTGAAATTACAACGCCTCATTGCTGCCAGCGCTGTCCTCTGCAAAAGAAATACCGCTATCCTCTCGGATATGTGGGTGCTGCGTTATATCTGGGATACAGAAGAACAGCAGGAACTCATTGCGGCCATCGTCAATACTGCCCTTGTGGCAAACGATGAGCAACAACCCGGCGCTCACCCAAGAGCCGTTATCAACAGTGCACCTGATGCAGATGCTATCTATAAGGAAGTACAGCACATGACCACACAATGGGAAGCTGCTGACACCTCTCCTGCCGAAAGAGCACTGATCAAAGACAGGCTTCGCTACCTTAATGACCGCTGCGAATGGATCAATAACGATACACAGAAGAACTTTGTATTAGCACCGATAGATCAATTGTGGGAAAAGATCATGCAGACTAACTGA